The Halococcus agarilyticus genome includes a region encoding these proteins:
- a CDS encoding DUF7838 family putative zinc beta-ribbon protein has product MSLERDHDCPTCDEDRTFYRAASTTIRLGEKVKWRCPECGYSFVTIGDDIDSTATA; this is encoded by the coding sequence ATGAGCCTCGAACGCGACCACGACTGTCCGACCTGCGACGAGGACCGGACGTTCTACCGTGCCGCGAGCACGACGATTCGCCTCGGCGAGAAGGTGAAGTGGCGGTGTCCGGAGTGTGGGTACAGCTTCGTCACCATCGGCGACGACATCGACTCCACCGCGACGGCGTAG